A segment of the Marinomonas posidonica IVIA-Po-181 genome:
GCGATTTCTTCTACTGTCAATAGCGTCACTTCTGGGAATTTGTCGGCAAATTCGGCTTTTACCACGTCATTATGAATGCGGTAATTAAAGCCTGCCAATAAACGCTGAGACGCTTCACTGTACAAGTAGCTTAGGTATTCGTGAGAAACCTCTTCTGTGTCGTGCTTCTTCGCATTCTTAGTGACAACCGCAACTGGGAACTCCGCCAAAATAGAGGTTTTAGGTACGACAACCTCATACTGATCTTCGCCATATTGGTTACGGATGTTATTCACCTCAGATTCGAAGGTAATCAAAACATCACCTATGCCACGCTCAACAAACGTGGTGGTTGCTCCACGACCGCCAGTATCAAACACCGCAACGTTTTTCAGTAAGTGGCTGAGGAAGTCATCAATGTTGCTTTCATTGTTTTTGCCAAAATGGTGTTGCGCATAACCATATGCAGCAAGATAGGTATAACGACCATTACCAGAGGTTTTTGGATTTGGGAACACCAAGGCAACGTCATCACGTACCAGATCACCCCAGCTGTGGATGTTTTTTGGGTTACCTTTACGTACCAAGAATGCGGTAGTGGAGTAATAAGGTGAGCTGTTATTCGGGAATTCAGCTTTCCAATCTTCAGGAATCATGCGGGCTTTATCGTGCAGTACTTGTACGTCGGTTACCTGGTTAAAGGTCACCACATCTGCTTGCAATCCATTCATGATGGCATTGGCTTGCTTGGATGAACCGGCATGAGACTGTTTAATCTCGATTGTCTGGCCTGTTTTTTCTTGCCAATGTTTCTGGAAGGTGGGGTTGTAGGTAGCGAATAGTTCACGAGCAATGTCGTAAGAAGTGTTTAAGATGGTTTGATCGGCCGCCGACGCTTGAATAGCACCGCTAAGCAGCAAACTGCTAAGTATAGTTTTGAAAACGCCTGACTTAAATTGCATGTTAACCTCAGATTTTAATGCTGGTCATTCTTAATTTGGGGTAAGAATACTTAAAAGATTTAGTTATTACAATCTCCTTAAATAAACTTTTTTGGAATATAGATAGCCGGCTTTAATGTTAGAAAATGAGGGGCTTTTAGATGCGCCTTGTTCATGCAAAAAAAGTGTAAAAGATAGGTTTTTACGTTGCCAGATAAAGAGTTGGCGTAACTATTGAATAGCTTGTCATACCCACGGAAACCTTGGTTGATAGGCTGTATTTCTTTTTAAATGAACAACAAGGTTCATTTTTTGTATCACGTTAATTTTCGCGTGTATTATTTTGGTGCGTTATTACTTTTTAGGGTGAGCATGGCAGATTTTATTTGGTTGTTAGTCACTGCGGCATTTGTCTTTGTAATGCAGGCTGGTTTTTTATGTTTAGAAAGCGGACGAATCCGCAGTAAAAATAGTATTAATGTGGCAGCCAAAAATATCTCAGATTTTATTTTATCAACCACGCTATTTTGGTTTTTTGGTTTCGGCATCATGTTTGGTGAGTCGGTTTTTGGTGTGTTTGGTATCAGTGAATTTGCATTCGATCAGAATCATACGCCATGGCAAATCAGTTTCTTTATTTTCCAAATGATGTTCTGTGGTACCGCCGCAACCTTAACCTCTGGTGCGGTGGCAGAACGCATGACTTTTATTGGGTATTTGGCCGTTACCGCGATCTTGAGCGCCTTAATTTACCCTATCGTTGGGCATTGGGCCTGGTCTGGTATTTATGGTGCGAATGGATCACAAGGATGGTTAGAGCAATTAGGTTTTATTGATTTTGCAGGCTCGACGGTCGTCCACTCTGTTGGTGGTTGGGTAGCGCTGGCTGCCATTATGATTATTGGTCCAAGACTCGGTCGTTTTGAGCAAGGTATTCGTTTACCTCCTGGCAATAACCTCCCGCTGTCGGCCTTAGG
Coding sequences within it:
- the cysP gene encoding thiosulfate ABC transporter substrate-binding protein CysP; amino-acid sequence: MQFKSGVFKTILSSLLLSGAIQASAADQTILNTSYDIARELFATYNPTFQKHWQEKTGQTIEIKQSHAGSSKQANAIMNGLQADVVTFNQVTDVQVLHDKARMIPEDWKAEFPNNSSPYYSTTAFLVRKGNPKNIHSWGDLVRDDVALVFPNPKTSGNGRYTYLAAYGYAQHHFGKNNESNIDDFLSHLLKNVAVFDTGGRGATTTFVERGIGDVLITFESEVNNIRNQYGEDQYEVVVPKTSILAEFPVAVVTKNAKKHDTEEVSHEYLSYLYSEASQRLLAGFNYRIHNDVVKAEFADKFPEVTLLTVEEIAGGWPKATKEIFRNGGKLDQLQRR